Proteins from one Desulforhopalus sp. genomic window:
- a CDS encoding ABC transporter substrate-binding protein — translation MLKKNVLLLCSILVLAFAGQAVGADKIVNGIDANFPPFAFIDKTGKPSGFDVEVMNWVAKEIGVEVSHQAIEWDGIITSLLTKKIDIIASGMSITKERAEQVNFSVPYWVIKQVMVTKKGSPLTIDALLTGKKIVGVQQGTSEAKWLKEEAAKKQWNFELRYYSSSPLAVEDVLNGRIDAAAMDDAPAKDAAGKKEVQIVGTFGMADEQFGYAVRKEDKELLEKVNKALTKLMATPLWQELINKFELNK, via the coding sequence ATGCTTAAAAAGAATGTACTTCTGCTGTGTAGTATTCTGGTTCTGGCATTCGCCGGACAAGCCGTAGGCGCTGACAAAATCGTCAATGGTATAGACGCGAATTTCCCACCATTCGCCTTTATCGACAAGACCGGCAAGCCAAGCGGATTCGACGTGGAGGTCATGAATTGGGTGGCCAAGGAAATAGGTGTCGAAGTCAGCCATCAAGCGATCGAATGGGATGGCATCATCACCAGCCTCCTTACCAAAAAGATCGATATTATCGCCTCGGGAATGAGCATTACCAAAGAACGTGCTGAACAAGTCAATTTTTCCGTACCGTACTGGGTTATCAAACAGGTCATGGTCACCAAGAAAGGTTCACCGCTTACTATTGACGCACTTCTTACGGGCAAAAAGATTGTCGGTGTACAGCAGGGAACGTCCGAGGCCAAATGGCTCAAGGAAGAAGCTGCTAAAAAGCAATGGAATTTTGAGCTTCGTTACTACAGCTCTTCCCCGCTTGCCGTAGAAGATGTCCTCAATGGCAGGATCGACGCTGCTGCCATGGATGACGCCCCAGCTAAAGATGCTGCCGGCAAAAAAGAAGTCCAAATAGTCGGTACCTTTGGCATGGCTGACGAACAATTTGGCTATGCTGTTCGCAAAGAAGATAAAGAGCTGCTGGAAAAAGTGAACAAGGCCCTTACCAAATTAATGGCAACTCCTCTGTGGCAGGAATTGATCAATAAATTCGAATTGAATAAATAG
- a CDS encoding amino acid ABC transporter permease — translation MPNALSVVIDSLPYLLQGSFFTCGIVIAAMLLGLVIGVFMAVGLVYGNKFLRYLLSAYVWIFRGVPVVVLLFLFYFGLLTFLGLQFSAFTAVTIVLGMTTGAYQANIFRGAILSLPQGQLKAARALGMSDIQAIKSIILPQILRMSIPAWSNEYSIILKDSALAFVIGAPEIMARTQFVASRTYQHLSLYITAGIIYFLLTWAGVIALRKLEKYVRIPGYSHHGNQ, via the coding sequence ATGCCCAATGCCCTGTCAGTAGTCATTGATTCCTTGCCTTACCTGCTCCAAGGGTCGTTTTTCACCTGTGGAATAGTTATTGCGGCCATGTTGCTCGGTCTAGTCATTGGTGTGTTCATGGCTGTCGGTCTGGTTTACGGCAATAAATTTCTCCGATATCTGTTGAGTGCCTATGTCTGGATCTTCAGAGGAGTGCCGGTAGTGGTTCTGCTTTTTTTGTTTTATTTTGGCCTCCTTACCTTTCTGGGCTTGCAGTTCAGCGCATTTACCGCGGTAACCATTGTCCTGGGCATGACCACCGGGGCCTATCAAGCAAATATCTTCAGAGGGGCGATACTCTCGCTGCCCCAAGGTCAATTAAAAGCCGCAAGAGCGCTGGGCATGAGCGATATCCAGGCGATTAAGAGTATTATTCTCCCGCAGATTTTGAGAATGTCCATCCCGGCCTGGTCTAACGAATATTCCATCATCCTCAAGGATTCCGCCCTGGCCTTTGTCATCGGTGCGCCGGAGATTATGGCAAGAACCCAATTTGTGGCTTCCCGCACCTATCAGCATCTGTCGCTCTATATTACGGCGGGAATCATTTATTTCCTGCTCACCTGGGCCGGCGTGATTGCGCTTCGCAAACTGGAAAAATATGTCCGTATCCCCGGATACTCTCACCATGGTAACCAATGA
- a CDS encoding methyl-accepting chemotaxis protein translates to MAKDSFSVRCGTALFSTPESAIGGAVAFLLSLNFLSTGCLLLSQWFPDLQIFLFSLAGLFFILALVVGMASIAVLRHGLGALAGELHSIFSALDEGRVDLSVPAVQLNNPAAKKVYENYSGFLARLRKIIADTRNIGIDIAIDSTKIAGSVTGIARKTSAQKNLSETVFTASNEANNAIREVSESTQYVSGKTTHDLQLAQISYEEMIDVSGKVQQINQSVESFRATVHDLGRSSSHILTIVALINDIAEQTSLLSLNATIEAARAAEHGKGFAVVAEEVRDLAKRIQPATAEITSNINDMITIVKRTQAETDEISEYSKLTGEILDKATENFKNMVTDFEQANEELVKIASAIEELSTNNNEVTSKVEGITSLSQDIANDMQSSEASIKTLNTVTEKMLSMVSAVKTGEGKFDQFINFCHETTTLYTEQLKALKDDGVNIFDTNYKKVPQTNPQKYVSSYSDRFTQKMQALVDARLELTGGAIYCLAIDKNGYLATHHKKFSQPMTGDPQKDLLNSRHQRIFMSNTTEQRRCSHTEPMLMQTYMRDTGQILSDLSMPIFIDGRHWGAMIVGFDARTMFI, encoded by the coding sequence ATGGCGAAAGATTCCTTTTCGGTGCGCTGTGGTACTGCACTTTTTTCTACCCCTGAATCTGCAATCGGCGGTGCCGTTGCGTTTTTGCTGTCGCTGAATTTTTTAAGCACCGGATGCTTACTGCTTAGCCAGTGGTTTCCAGATTTGCAGATTTTCCTGTTTTCCCTGGCCGGCCTTTTCTTTATTCTGGCCCTGGTCGTTGGCATGGCGTCTATTGCCGTTCTGCGCCATGGCCTTGGCGCCCTTGCCGGAGAGTTGCATTCGATTTTCTCGGCCCTGGACGAAGGCCGTGTGGACTTGAGTGTTCCTGCCGTTCAACTGAATAACCCGGCCGCCAAAAAAGTCTATGAAAACTACAGCGGCTTTCTGGCGCGGCTGCGAAAAATTATCGCCGATACCCGGAATATCGGAATAGACATTGCCATAGATTCAACTAAGATAGCCGGTTCTGTCACTGGCATTGCCAGAAAAACAAGTGCGCAGAAAAATCTGTCGGAAACCGTTTTCACCGCCAGCAACGAGGCAAACAACGCCATCCGCGAGGTGTCGGAAAGCACCCAGTATGTTTCCGGCAAGACCACCCATGATCTGCAGTTGGCCCAGATCTCCTATGAGGAAATGATTGATGTTTCGGGCAAAGTGCAACAGATCAACCAGTCTGTCGAATCCTTTCGAGCCACGGTTCATGATCTTGGCCGAAGTTCTTCGCATATTCTCACCATCGTTGCGCTGATAAACGATATAGCGGAACAAACCAGCCTGCTGTCGCTGAACGCCACTATCGAGGCGGCCAGGGCCGCAGAGCATGGAAAGGGTTTTGCGGTTGTCGCTGAAGAGGTTCGCGATCTGGCCAAACGAATTCAACCAGCGACAGCGGAAATCACCTCGAATATCAACGACATGATAACTATTGTCAAGCGCACTCAGGCGGAGACCGACGAGATTAGCGAATATTCCAAGCTAACTGGCGAAATTCTAGATAAGGCTACTGAGAATTTCAAAAACATGGTGACCGATTTCGAACAGGCCAATGAAGAATTAGTGAAAATCGCCTCGGCAATCGAGGAGTTGTCCACCAACAACAACGAAGTCACTTCTAAGGTAGAGGGCATAACCAGTCTCAGCCAAGACATTGCCAACGACATGCAGTCTTCGGAGGCATCGATCAAGACTCTTAATACCGTAACTGAAAAGATGTTATCCATGGTTTCGGCAGTAAAGACCGGCGAAGGCAAATTCGATCAATTCATCAATTTCTGCCATGAGACGACCACACTGTATACCGAGCAGTTGAAAGCACTGAAGGACGACGGAGTAAATATTTTCGACACCAACTACAAGAAGGTTCCGCAAACCAATCCACAGAAATATGTCTCCTCGTACTCCGACCGATTCACCCAGAAGATGCAAGCGCTTGTAGACGCGAGGCTCGAACTGACCGGAGGTGCTATTTACTGTCTGGCAATCGATAAGAACGGTTACCTTGCAACCCATCATAAAAAATTCTCCCAGCCAATGACCGGTGACCCGCAGAAAGACCTTCTCAACAGCCGGCACCAAAGAATTTTTATGAGCAATACCACGGAGCAAAGACGCTGTTCCCATACCGAACCGATGCTGATGCAGACCTATATGCGTGATACCGGGCAGATTCTCAGTGATCTCTCGATGCCGATCTTTATTGACGGCAGGCATTGGGGGGCAATGATTGTCGGCTTTGATGCCAGGACTATGTTTATCTAG
- a CDS encoding amino acid ABC transporter ATP-binding protein codes for MISPTPPVLKISNITKSFGNITILNSVSLGLAKGEIKVLIGPSGGGKSTLLQCINCLVVPDSGEIELDSEKVDYGRKKDLSRLRQQVGMIFQDFNLFDHLSALDNITIALRKVKKLDKKQAIQRARLELEQVGLGDKESLYPAQLSGGQKQRVAIARALAMDPKILLLDEPTSALDPTLIGEVIAVIKGLAVNGMTMIMATHQISLIANLADEILFMEGGKIVEQGPPAALLTAGNKSKTQGFCDRLNALAEMEG; via the coding sequence ATGATTTCCCCAACTCCCCCTGTCCTCAAAATCAGCAATATTACTAAATCCTTCGGTAACATCACCATTCTCAACTCGGTAAGTCTCGGGCTGGCAAAAGGTGAGATCAAGGTCCTTATCGGCCCATCCGGAGGAGGCAAGAGCACCCTGCTGCAGTGTATCAACTGCCTCGTCGTACCCGATTCCGGTGAGATCGAGCTCGACAGCGAGAAGGTGGATTACGGCCGCAAGAAAGACCTCTCTAGACTGAGACAGCAGGTTGGGATGATTTTCCAGGACTTCAATCTCTTCGACCACCTTTCCGCCCTTGACAACATCACCATCGCCCTGCGCAAGGTGAAGAAGCTGGACAAGAAACAGGCCATACAGCGGGCCCGGCTGGAGCTTGAACAGGTGGGGCTGGGCGACAAAGAATCACTGTATCCGGCCCAGCTTTCAGGCGGGCAGAAACAGCGGGTGGCAATTGCCAGGGCCCTGGCCATGGACCCTAAAATCCTGTTGCTCGATGAGCCGACGTCGGCCCTTGATCCGACATTGATCGGCGAGGTAATCGCGGTCATCAAGGGATTGGCCGTCAACGGCATGACCATGATCATGGCCACCCATCAGATCAGCCTGATTGCCAACCTGGCCGATGAAATACTCTTTATGGAAGGCGGCAAAATAGTCGAGCAGGGCCCTCCTGCGGCCCTCTTGACCGCCGGCAACAAGAGCAAAACCCAGGGATTCTGCGACCGGCTCAACGCCCTGGCGGAGATGGAGGGATAA